The sequence below is a genomic window from Actinomycetota bacterium.
AACATCATTCAGGTCAGCGTAAGGTACACGGATCCTCGGATGGCTGCCGACATAGCCAATAGGCTCGCCGATGAGTTCGTTGTCTGGTCCCGTGATCACAGGCGGGAGAGTATCGCTGCAGCTGCTGACGAGGTCGATGCTCGACTCACCGAGGCTGAGGACAGGATACTCACCCTCGGCAGGCGAATCCAGGCTGAGGGCAGACAAGAAGAATTGGCCGCCGAACTTCAGATAGCTATCGGTGCCTACACTACACTTGCGGAGAAGCGAGAGACTCTCCTCATCCAGGAGCAACTTGAAACAGGTGCTGCCCGTATTGTTAGTGAGGCGGTATACAATCCTCAGCCCGTTTCACCGAACCCGCTTCGCAATGCGTTGCTTGGATTGTCTCTTGGTCTGGTCCTTGGGATTGGGTTGGCGCTTCTCAATGAGTATCTGGATAACACACTCAAGTCGACAGAGGAAGTCGAGGGAGCTCTTGGTGCACCTGTCCTTGGGCTGATACCTCTCGAGAAGTTGGAAAAAGACGAAAAGCGGAAACTCACGATTATTGAGAACCCCGGATCACCTGCTGCCGAGGCATATCGCGTCCTCAGAAACTCGTTGGACTTCATCAACTTTGAGCACAACATCAAGACTCTACTGATCACCAGTGCTGCACCAGCTGAAGGCAAGTCCACAGTCGCAGCCAATCTTGCAGCCTCGTTGGCGCAGGCAGGCAAACGGGTTGTTCTAGTTAGCTGCGACTTTCGAAGGCCAACCACAGAGACGTTCTTTGGCATTCAAAACATAATCGGCCTGTCCGACGTGCTCCGCGGCTCGCAGACCATGAAGGCCGCCTTGCAGCGTCCGGGTGACGAGAGACTTCTAGTTATGACAAGCGGAAAGATGCCTCCTAATCCCAGTGAACTCCTTGGATCCAACAAGATGAAGGAGCTCATCGAGAGCCTGGAGGAGTGGGCTGATTGGGTGATATTGGATGCCCCGCCACTGCTTGCCGTAGCAGACCCCAGTGCAGTCGCCCGATGGGTAGACGGTGTTCTGATGGTGACTAAAGCGGGCTCTTCGACCCGTGAAACTGCAACCAAAGGCCGCGAGCTATTGGAGATGGTAGGCGCGCGGATTCTTGGCTCTGTGGTCTGGGGTCTTCAGCAAGGGGAGCAGGGTGGCGGATACGGCTACTATGGTGGACACTATGGACCGTACAGCTATGCCGGATACTATCAGGACGTCCCGACTGATCGTGGCCGAAAGGCTAGCAGGCAGCCTGACTCCGGTGCCAGAACCACTGTGGATGTCGGAGCTCCGGCTCGGTATACATCCGCTGCTGGTATACCGGCCGAGGGAACGGCCCAGCGGTACGCTAGGATTCTCGGACAACTGCTTTCAGTGGTTCTCGCTGTGGTTCTGCTCTTTGCCGTCCTTGTCGTGGCGATGTACTTTGTTGACCAATCTCTTGGGCTGGGAATGGTCGAACAGGTACGCGCCTTACTACGCTGACCCTCAGTTAGACTTGAGGGCCGCCAGCAATTCCTAGGCAGTACTGCCATTTCCTCTTCCGGCCGGATGGTTCTTGCCG
It includes:
- a CDS encoding polysaccharide biosynthesis tyrosine autokinase, producing MRPLLENTIRALSLGMTADALAQNVTVSTVGQTNIIQVSVRYTDPRMAADIANRLADEFVVWSRDHRRESIAAAADEVDARLTEAEDRILTLGRRIQAEGRQEELAAELQIAIGAYTTLAEKRETLLIQEQLETGAARIVSEAVYNPQPVSPNPLRNALLGLSLGLVLGIGLALLNEYLDNTLKSTEEVEGALGAPVLGLIPLEKLEKDEKRKLTIIENPGSPAAEAYRVLRNSLDFINFEHNIKTLLITSAAPAEGKSTVAANLAASLAQAGKRVVLVSCDFRRPTTETFFGIQNIIGLSDVLRGSQTMKAALQRPGDERLLVMTSGKMPPNPSELLGSNKMKELIESLEEWADWVILDAPPLLAVADPSAVARWVDGVLMVTKAGSSTRETATKGRELLEMVGARILGSVVWGLQQGEQGGGYGYYGGHYGPYSYAGYYQDVPTDRGRKASRQPDSGARTTVDVGAPARYTSAAGIPAEGTAQRYARILGQLLSVVLAVVLLFAVLVVAMYFVDQSLGLGMVEQVRALLR